The Cucumis melo cultivar AY chromosome 9, USDA_Cmelo_AY_1.0, whole genome shotgun sequence genome includes the window TATAAAGAGAAAGAAACTTCCTTGCTTCTACCATGAAATCTTTTCGGCTATATTATACAACATTTTAGTGGGAAGGATTgcaaggataaatgagaattcTCAAAAGATATAAGAGCACACAGCAAGCAAAGgtaaaaattctccaaaaaTTAAATCTCTTGCATCTCATCTTGACTCTCAACccttcatttatttttcttaaattaaaaaaatgttgaagcaaatcaaaagtattagaaataaaaaaataaaatataactgACATATTGATGTTTAACATTCATGACAAGATAAAACAAGTGTTGTACTTATTTCAACGTGCATAGTGGCTTaataggctctgataccatgtttGATAGTATGAGAttccatctcaaaaccaattgaCAATTGGAGAAGTAGCTCATCTATATTATATAGAGTATGAGCCTCCTTGGTTTTTCTGATGTTAGACTCTCAACATCTCCACAATCATTATTCAAATAAACACAATTTTATTTTTGCAATTTGAGTCgaatttgttttaaattaacTTGTCTGGTTTAGATTCACAATTTTTGTTATGACAAAAACaattaacaaacaaaaaatcaaaatgaaaaatcaaacaCACAATCACTAACAGTGGTAAGAAGAGACAGTTCTAATACGTTTGTTTGGAAAATTGAGTCGATTATTTTGTAGTTTGTGTGTTATAATAGTCTATGTTTAGAGTACAAACTATTTTAACATGTGTTTGAAGTACAAACTATTTTAACATGTGTTTGAAGTACAAACTATTTTAACATGTGTTTGAAGCACacatattatttgtttttttaatctaCCATTTATATAACAGCTATGGAGTTCGTCTAGAGCTTCATTCACTCTGGATATAGAATTTTGAGATTGGTTCATGAGAGTGCGAGTGAGAGTGAAAAGAGTAGTAAAAAGCAAAAGACAAAGATGGGATTGTTTGAAATTCACCAAATGACATTTGGTTAAAAGATTTCATGAAGTTATATCATTCATAAGCTTATCCAAAGCATGGAGTGCAAGGTAAAATATCAGCAAAGATGGTAATGCAAAAAGTAAAGTGATTAGGAGATAAAGCAGCAAGATGAGTGCACTTCCGGGGATTACAAAAACAACTATCAGAACAAATATGACGGTAAGTAGAAACTTGAAGACTAAATGGATGACGCAATCCAAATGATTATAGAAAAACAATCGCCGCCTCTCAGAAGTAACGGTACCCGATGGCAGAGAAAAAACTGATTGATTATCCGAATTGAAGGAATGGTCAAGTTTTCCCTCATTGCCATTAAAGCTCTCAACCatccaaagaagaaaaaagttcTTGCTGGGAAACTTTAGGTTCCCCTTGTAGACCACCCTTAGTGATAGCTGATGACACCAAGGGCACGAAATGACGATTGGGATTCGCATTTGGCGAGTAGCTAGTTTCAGCACAGACCCTTGAAGGCCTAATACACAATTTTTGCACAAGGAATGGCCACACCATAAGACATAAGGTACATTCTCCACAATGTTAAAAGATTCCCAGCATATAGGGCATTCCAATTCTTCATCTCTACTGGCTTCCGAGCAAACCTCGTCATCCGAGCACTCCCAGAAAACTTGCTTAGGTACATCCGAGTTTTTCTTAGATCGAATGCCAGCAATGGCGTTCGATGCCAACTTCCACATCCTGACAGAAGAATCGTTTCAATTTTATCGGATGTCCCAAAAGGAATGACAGAAGAATTGTTTCAATATGCCATAAACAAGACCATCTGCAAAATAGATGTTCTTCTATGAAAGAAAAACTATAAAGCCTCCTACAAAGAAACAGTTCCTCCAAATTAGAGATCCAACAAGGGAGTTTCTTTGTTGTAGATGCAGatctttttataaaatattatacatCTTAGTTATAATATCCTTAAAGACGATATTTTGAAAACTCTCTTAGAGAAATTGATCGACTGAATGATTTTTACCAAAACCCAAACAGTTactaataacattttttttttttactatttgatttttagtttttgaaaatgaagCTTATTTCCTCTCATCTCTTACCATGATCAGACTAAATTCTTACCGACATTTCAAGaacaaacaaatttataaatgtttttttaattttcaaaactaagAACATTCGTAAAATGTTAGACAACGAAGCACAATAGTTAAGGTAAAAGAGGATCttatatagatttaattttcagaaactaaaaaacaaatctaattaAATGGTATCAAAGTATCATTTGTATGGAAAATTCTTGAAAAATAAGAACATTTTTTCTCCAAAAATTTCAACACtacaaaaaacaataaaatcacAAGAAAACTTGTCTGCTAGCATCAGATTCCTGCTGCCAATTCAACAATTTTCGATATCCAAGCCCTCAGCAAACAAGTAGATTACTacccaaaaaaataaaacacaaaagaacaaaaggtaaaaatatatatataaacatcataaccagagtagagaaaaagaaattggtGCTGAGGCAATACACTTGCACCAAGATGCATATTCGAAAGCCAAACTTCGatcaaaatttgatatgaatAGTTCACAAAATTATCAACAAAAAATCAATAGCCCGCAATATTCCACGGAACGGAACGGGGGAACAGAAACTCAGAGGAAGGAAACCCAATGAAAATGGAAAATCAAAATCGAAGATGAAGAATGGAAAATGTAAAATACGAATATACCTCTAGAGAAAGTGGATGAGCATGCCTTTGGATGAATATGGGAAGGattcagaaaaagaaaagaagatgagaaaaacAATGAGAAGGAAGGCCGCGATCTTCCCCCATCATTTTCTCTCCGCCAAACCAACGCCAAGGATGCCGATTGAGTTTTGAAGGAGAGAGGTTGAAGAAGGTTTccaatactttttttttttctttttccgttttctttttctctttctttctttttttcttttttattatttcttttttcttaaggttttaatttgaaaataattaaatgagaTTAAATATTAACATTTTCAATTATGAATATATCACtgtaaatttattaaatattgatatcaatagatattttttaattcaaaaaaaattgtgtaccaatAATTCATTTTTACTTACAAACTAAGTTATTAATAAATAGAAGAATTGTTATAAATGCTAGTGGATATTgttattaataatttttatttatattgaaTTAGATAGATATTTTAATGTTTTATGAGCTTTTATAAAAGATATCAATATATTCAATATTGTTGTTGAATCCTTTGATACAAGGATAGATCTAAGAAGCAACTCATCCATTAATACTAATATAGGTATCCTATAtgtaataaatttttttctcaataacatttgcaaaaagaagaaaaagtagcTGTAATAACTTAATTTGACAAAAAAATGACAATTAAAATAACGATTTAAAAggagtttaattaaaaaaatatcggtttttaatatatatccataaatattaaagataaaataaaataaaaaaaaaaaaaaaggattaaaATGTAGGACATGAAGTGGACAACAAAATTTAAAGGTTGACGAGAGACCAAAGGTTGGTTTAATATTGTGGGCATTGTGAGTGTGACTGCTAAAAAGTTGACACATGTTTTAATTAAGATTTAAGGTCTCAGGAGACAAAGTCAAACCTATGTATGCCTATGGACCCCATATCTAATCCTAATTGCCTTTTCTTTTACTTCTCtattttctctctttatttatttttaagatttgCATTTAAATagtaatatttgaaaaataagtaaatCTATTTTTTCCTATACAAATGTCAAAGATATGCtttattgaatattttagtAGTATTAAATTTTACAACTAGCTTGTTAATAAGTATGACTTATTACCAAaatccaaataaatataaataaataggcaaatgtaaataaaaaatatgacacagttgccttttcttttcttttcttttcttttccttcttttttttttttttctttggttcaACTCTCCCAATTGTCTACATCTCTCCTGTATTAATTTTGGAAATCAAACTCACATACTGAACTTATCTCATAGATCACTATCATGATGTTAATAATGTAAAATAATATCATAAGTACGTGTAAAAATAATATCTACGATAAGTGTTGATGTTTCTGAGATTTTTGAGTCAGAAAACTTATGAGATtcgtattttgaaaatataaaaataaaaacacgGAAAAATGTAACTAGTTTCAATCttctatatatattataaatgacACGACACCAAAATGATGACGAATTACATGCAAACTTTAAAGCTTGTAACAATCAAGTAACTATCTTGAATAATTCTGTGAAGTGCAAAACCACTAGTTTTAGTCGATGGAAAGCTTTTAGACCTATTTTCCATATTAATCCCCTTTGTATAATGTAAGTATTTCTCGAGAAAAATATGGTAACTATAATTATTTACATGGTACATAAGCAAATAGAAAAGcacaatataaaaaaaaagtatatatgttgttatttttcaataaatttgaCAGTAAAAGTAGATATAAGAAACTATTCAGTTGAACCCAAAACAAGGTACATCTATAGATACCATAGTGTACAATATGTAAATATATGCACTAAGCTGAACGCAAATCTATGTACTTCTGTAGATATACCATATAATATACAATACGCAAATATATGCACTAACCTTCTCTTTCGTGAAACAATGTTCTATCAATACACTTAAGGGCTCGTACGACAATGTATATGTGACCAAAACCGTAACTCTTACCTCCACAAGTTGTGTGAAAACACTGAAAATGTACTATCTAATCCCGCTTAATTTGTAATcgttttttgaatttttatcttTCCATTTAATTATCGTATTAGAGTAAATGAGGTAGAATCGAGTATTAGAGAGAAAATAGAGCTAAAACAAACCAATTCGGAGTCTTAACGAAGAAATTAAGCCCAGAGACTCATAAATTACAAAGTTGCCACTAGAATGGGTGCAAAATCTGTGTTATTGTGACAGTGTCAATGCTATCTTGTAGCGTTGCAACATTGTCgagttgatatatatatatatatatatatataagtctGTAGATTCGGTTTTTAGGTCATAACTTTTGATTTGGAGGCCGTTTTGAGTGTATGAccaccctttttcttttttgttttttttctccgATCCATCTACAACATTAGATTTGATAGTtattttcatattctttctaTAATCAAACAAATGGTATCAGATATGATGATTATAGGCTAAGGTATCATCTCTAGCTTTAGCAATAAGCTAGGTTGGCTTGCAAATTAAATTAGATGAGTATTTATCTAAGAAACTTAGAATTGTGAATCGATCGAATATTTAGGTAGGCACTTGTAAGTTGATTATTTCGCTTAATACG containing:
- the LOC103503329 gene encoding uncharacterized protein LOC103503329, coding for MWKLASNAIAGIRSKKNSDVPKQVFWECSDDEVCSEASRDEELECPICWESFNIVENVPYVLWCGHSLCKNCVLGLQGSVLKLATRQMRIPIVISCPWCHQLSLRVVYKGNLKFPSKNFFLLWMVESFNGNEGKLDHSFNSDNQSVFSLPSGTVTSERRRLFFYNHLDCVIHLVFKFLLTVIFVLIVVFVIPGSALILLLYLLITLLFALPSLLIFYLALHALDKLMNDITS